A part of Tigriopus californicus strain San Diego chromosome 10, Tcal_SD_v2.1, whole genome shotgun sequence genomic DNA contains:
- the LOC131888325 gene encoding uncharacterized protein LOC131888325 has protein sequence MGATPQALSESAINFIANLTSSHPRTDLNISQVVASAIQSAEFDYPVSGEGPFHDGAAKNGLPEGCFNATLFEQYIRLVVKNVTTLTKAQRREIEGDPLFYIIAVLIFYSCGIVVLMINYMKKEQSDFEETNLYKQYIDKRDRCDEFNNRGRSLNRLALQALNAVNVISQQDGDNASSTKIAFV, from the exons ATGGGGGCCACGCCACAAGCTCTCTCGGAGAGTGCGATCAATTTCATTGCTAATCTGACAAGTTCGCATCCAAGGACGGATCTTAATATTTCTCAGGTGGTGGCCTCGGCGATCCAAAGTGCGGAGTTTGATTATCCCGTCTCAGGTGAAGGTCCTTTCCATGATGGAGCTGCCAAGAATGGGCTCCCAGAGGGTTGCTTTAATGCCACGCTCTTTGAACAATACATTCGTCTCGTGGTGAAGAACGTTACCACTTTAACCAAGGCCCAGAGACGCGAAATCGAAGGCGATCCTCTCTTCTACATCATTGCTGtcctcattttttattcatgtgGAATCGTCGTTCTGATGATCAATTACATGAAGAAG GAACAAAGCGATTTCGAGGAGACGAATCTGTACAAACAATACATAGACAAGCGAGATCGGTGCGACGAATTTAATAACCGTGGTCGGAGTCTCAATCGCTTGGCACTTCAAGCTCTGAACGCTGTAAATGTGATATCTCAACAAGACGGCGACAACGCTTCATCGACGAAAATTGCCTTCGTTTAG
- the LOC131888321 gene encoding aurora kinase-like — MSREPLESRAKNVAAPAPGPVKSATGSTGNQFGSNYPKGGINNRWTLDDFDIGRPLGKGKFGNVYLAREKRSKYIVALKVLFKSQLQKAQVEHQLRREIEIQSHLRHEHILRMFGYFYDETRVYLILEYAPRGEMYKYLQKQPAGRFSETLTASYIHQMAKALRYCHSMKVIHRDIKPENLLLDVKGHLKIADFGWSVHAPSSRRATLCGTLDYLPPEMVVGSSHDEKVDLWSLGILCYEFLVGKPPFETNSHTETYKRITNVDIIWPSFVSSGARDLITKLLKKNPDERLALDKVLEHPWVKENIAKASQKQ, encoded by the exons ATGTCTCGTGAACCGTTGGAATCACGGGCCAAAAATGTGGCGGCGCCGGCTCCCGGGCCCGTCAAATCTGCAACG GGTTCGACGGGTAATCAGTTTGGCAGCAATTATCCTAAAGGAGGGATCAACAACCGTTGGACTTTAGATGATTTCGATATTGGTCGTCCCCTGGGCAAAGGCAAATTTGGAAACGTGTATTTGGCCCGAGAAAAGCGTTCCAAATACATAGTGGCCCTCAAGGTGCTTTTCAAGTCACAGTTGCAGAAGGCCCAGGTCGAACATCAACTCCGCCGAGAGATCGAAATCCAAAGTCACTTGCGACACGAACATATTTTGCGTATGTTCGGCTACTTCTACGACGAGACTCGCGTCTACTTGATCTTGGAGTATGCGCCTCGTGGCGAGATGTACAAGTACTTGCAGAAACAACCTGCCGGGAGATTCAGCGAGACACTCACCGCCTCCTACATTCATCAGATGGCCAAGGCTCTCCGATATTGTCATTCCATGAAA GTAATACATCGTGATATCAAACCAGAGAACTTGCTCCTGGATGTCAAGGGACATCTAAAGATAGCCGATTTTGGGTGGTCGGTTCATGCACCTTCCTCTCGACGAGCTACACTTTGCGGAACATTGGATTACCTGCCCCCGGAGATGGTGGTGGGATCTTCGCATGACGAAAAGGTCGATCTGTGGTCTTTAGGCATTCTGTGCTACGAATTTCTTGTGGGAAAACCTCCGTTCGAAACCAATTCACATACCGAAACCTACAAACGCATTACTAACGTAGACATCATTTGGCCGAGTTTTGTTTCTTCGG GCGCCCGTGATCTGATCACCAAGCTTCTCAAGAAGAACCCTGATGAGAGATTAGCCCTGGATAAAGTCTTGGAGCATCCATGGGTCAAGGAGAACATTGCCAAGGCTTCTCAGAAGCAGTAA
- the LOC131888316 gene encoding neurogenic locus Notch protein-like encodes MSRGQFPGLFGLGPSVISFILLILCALTSSVEGFVSCSPNPCENGALCIRSSLGNSYCDCPSDYVGEYCQYKNPCTSGGQKCQNGGTCNVLMSTTRGPTFQCSCPIGYSASFCEIAVPSNACNNNPCRNGGTCSLLSLTKFKCTCPLGWKGVHCTEKDHCAGNPCHNGDCISLSNSYRCNCHDGFNGPDCKIDVNECRRNPCYNGRCINTHGSYRCRCDEGFAGQNCENVFYPCNPSPCENGGRCIDMDNFQYQCSCPIGFGGERCEVNIDDCAGNLCQNGGRCIDGIGTYTCECSSEYTGEYCSEDVDECALHPDICQNGATCANTNHGYSCICVNGYNGTNCENNVNDCSQMPCLGGGTCHDRVANYYCECPPGKTGLLCHLNDACASNPCNAGAICETDIVTGGYKCSCLKGFVGDECNQDINECNEGSPCEHDGKCVNTPGSYRCDCAPGFTGPRCEVNINECDSNPCQNEGTCIDERGGFRCICMPGYAGPHCETDEDECASHPCRNGGICTDLINSYRCTCPNGFKGQNCETNVDECENSPCRNGGTCRDSFASFSCDCPVGFSGKFCEVNRNDCASNPCRNGRCIDGDNSFLCECNPGYTGYLCEKQVNECDSNPCQHGAKCEDLNNGYQCRCLKGTWGQNCENNINECYSNPCLNGECIDGINSYECHCRPGYMGVNCESEIDECLSQPCLNQGECIDMVGSFKCNCPRGYYGPRCQSDVNECANNPCRNSGTCENGFNEFICQCKPGYEGKRCEHEVDYCKSNPCQHGGICRSHFNAYSCQCPEGYTGKNCETNIDDCQLQPCRNGGTCIDHINDFKCVCEPPFTGKTCEVEMDPCSPSKCANGATCSPSSNYRDYFCSCPLGFTGRHCDIDIDECLNRPCRNGATCINTDGSYKCECQPGFEGRDCLLNSDDCANSPCKNGGTCIDGIDSFKCVCVDGFGGDLCQKDIDECAANPCLNGATCHDYVNSFTCECRSGFSGTHCEINDEDCTQSSCMNGGTCIDGINSFNCVCPQDYTGAYCQSSINQCDKNPCHHGGTCVDHDGFYKCHCPSGRTGSNCEELVNWCNEKPCENGARCSQVGTSYQCDCLDGWTGKVCDVRQVSCSVAARLRKVSQENLCQNGGHCREIGNSHECLCSEGYYGSYCQNEVNECLSQPCQNGATCKDLIGTHQCACPPGFQGKNCEFNIDDCDPNPCQNNGLCHDLVNDFRCSCPHGTEGILCEINKDECFEGACHHGGTCLDKIGAYECRCRPGFVGPRCEGDVNECLSSPCSPLGTKECIQLVNNYQCNCKPGWQGRHCETKRNFCQHSPCQNGGACSNTGSGHHCICPRGFYGANCEFSGKSCDSSPCHNGGTCVDGNSGYTCICSHGTSGKQCEKDNLNECQYSPCLKGTCIDKLGDFDCNCYQGWRGKNCEINDPTSKGGVDMVNPNIIWDVGAEKLKCEQNKCSLKKGDNICNEECNNQFCDYDGGDCRIGLNPWKNCNATSRGKKCWEVFQDGFCDESCNSKDCLFDGRDCDSSVMECNPTYDVFCTEHFGNNHCDQRCNNAACGWDGLDCEAPTERSQIIPGSFYVVLAMNMDSFNEEMQKRFERYLSLVMRTNFKIKRDENGKSMVQPFDPAALESVNYAYNIGSQPNMIAGYFGIIVYLEIDNVKCQEETGEHCFDTAEGYANLISAMIGAEKLSDDWGIVEIGAGDEGRGGNQGNSEVTGVVIGVTILALIVVVLGVITQTNKRKAKGITWFPEGFMNAAGATALRPGKRGADGQEMFGVGSKYPSTMNMDYPNDGWSDDDPSEQHPVAKKQRRGEFSSGQTIMTEYDDNDSRQWTQQHLNAADIRNPDILGALTPPQAEIKPELPNDVDVKGPMGMTPLMIASFRGGGLDTGDIENLEDDDSSPAVIQDLINQGADINTHMDKTGETPLHLAARYARADAAKKLLDHGADANAQDNTGRSPLHSCVAADAQGVFHILLKNRATNLNAKTFDGTTPLILAARLAIEGMVEQLIEADADINLADDNGKTALHWAASVNNVEAVNVLLANGANRDAQDTKDETPTFLAAKEGSYQAVRALLDHCANRDIQDHMDRLPVHIAQEKMHHDIVNLLEDHIPPAPQMTSSLHQFSNQHQLLNSPPSGMMGTQSMMGVAKARGKKKPGMNGSKGSFSPEDLSGMGLNGSTLPKQRKPSLKQKKNEGMGGMLSPDNSSFDAPGGYGHPMALSQPNLEEMMASQNGTGVKPPSYEAAVTARSMHTLQGGMPGQSSLESQYSRFNGNASLMGAQQQQQQQQQQQQTQPHSRQQSMPAAMANYSNNPNLSPPHSNLSGMQSPLSSQANAMSPPNHGMISPPSSIQSNHNLSPPQSASTQQQQQQQQHQQKQQHQQQQTVQQQDCQGLVGTNTSPVKSARSIQLPTSPTHMAAMRGATHQRHQGTFDFSHDAAQMAAHFVSPQQQPQQQFMYPTPPHNNGPHLGDGSSGNILTPSPDSPGQWSSASPQSHSDWSEGVRSPPNNAHFMGITSQQQQQQQQHHHHHQQQHQQQQQQQHQQQQLLECVSSILL; translated from the exons GAATTGTGAGAACGTGTTCTACCCTTGCAATCCCAGTCCCTGCGAAAATGGCGGACGCTGCATTGACATGGACAACTTCCAATACCAATGTTCCTGTCCGATTG GCTTTGGCGGAGAGCGGTGTGAGGTCAATATTGATGATTGCGCTGGAAACCTTTGCCAAAACGGTGGAAGGTGCATTGACGGGATTGGAACTTACACGTGTGAATGCTCATCAGAATACACAGGGGAATATTGCTCGGAAGACGTAGACGAATGTGCTCTCCATCCGGATATCTGCCAAAATGGGGCCACTTGTGCCAACACAAATCATGGCTACTCCTGTATTTGCGTCAATGGCTACAATGGGACAAATTGCGAAAACAACGTGAACGATTGCTCTCAGATGCCTTGCTTGGGTGGCGGAACATGTCATGATCGGGTGGCCAATTACTATTGTGAATGTCCACCAGGTAAAACCGGTCTATTgtgccatctgaatgatgcCTGTGCTTCAAACCCGTGCAATGCGGGAGCCATTTGCGAGACGGATATTGTCACGGGAGGCTACAAGTGCTCCTGTCTCAAGGGTTTCGTCGGCGACGAGTGCAATCAAGACATCAACGAATGTAACGAAG GATCGCCTTGCGAGCATGATGGCAAGTGTGTTAATACCCCCGGTTCTTATCGGTGCGATTGCGCCCCTGGCTTCACTGGTCCCCGTTGTGAGGTGAACATCAATGAGTGCGACTCGAACCCTTGTCAAAATGAAGGCACTTGTATCGATGAGAGAGGCGGATTCCGATGCATTTGCATGCCAG GTTACGCTGGACCTCATTGCGAGACCGACGAAGATGAATGCGCTTCCCATCCTTGTCGAAATGGCGGCATTTGCACGGATTTGATCAACAGCTATCGATGCACTTGTCCCAACGGATTTAAAGGACAGAACTGTGAGACCAATGTGGACGAATGCGAAAACAGTCCCTGTCGAAATGGGGGAACCTGCCGCGACTCGTTTGCCTCCTTCTCTTGTGATTGCCCGGTGGGCTTCTCTG ggaaGTTCTGCGAGGTCAATCGCAATGATTGTGCCAGTAACCCGTGTCGGAACGGCCGGTGCATTGACGGGGATAACTCATTCTTGTGCGAATGCAACCCGGGTTACACTGGATACCTCTGCGAAAAGCAAGTCAACGAATGTGACAGCAATCCATGTCAGCACGGCGCCAAGTGCGAGGATCTCAACAACGGGTATCAATGTCGGTGTCTCAAGGGAACTTGGGGCCAGAACTGCGAAAACAACATCAACGAATGCTACTCCAATCCGTGTCTGAATGGGGAGTGCATTGACGGAATCAATAGTTACGAATGCCATTGTCGACCTGGTTACATGGGTGTCAATTGTGAGTCTGAAATCGACGAGTGTCTCAGCCAGCCTTGTTTGAACCAGGGTGAATGCATTGATATGGTCGGAAGTTTCAAGTGCAATTGTCCCAGAGGCTATTACGGTCCTCGATGCCAATCCGATGTCAATGAATGTGCCAATAACCCTTGCCGGAATAGTGGAACGTGTGAGAACGGCTTCAACGAGTTCATTTGTCAGTGCAAACCGGGCTATGAAGGCAAACGTTGTGAGCACGAAGTCGATTATTGTAAGTCCAATCCTTGCCAACATGGTGGGATCTGTCGGTCCCATTTCAACGCTTACTCATGTCAGTGCCCAGAGGGTTACACCGGCAAGAATTGTGAAACTAACATCGACGACTGCCAACTCCAACCTTGTCGTAATGGCGGCACCTGTATCGATCACATCAATGACTTCAAGTGTGTTTGTGAGCCACCATTTACCGGCAAAACTTGTGAGGTTGAGATGGACCCATGTTCCCCCAGTAAGTGTGCGAATGGAGCTACCTGTTCACCGTCGTCCAACTATCGAGATTATTTCTGCTCCTGTCCTTTGGGGTTCACCGGACGTCATTGCGACATTGATATTGACGAATGTCTGAATAGGCCCTGCCGCAACGGAGCGACTTGCATCAATACAGATGGCAGCTATAAATGTGAATGCCAGCCGGGATTTGAAGGTCGGGATTGTTTATTGAATTCTGATGATTGCGCCAACTCTCCTTGCAAGAATGGAGGGACCTGCATCGATGGCATCGACAGCTTTAAATGTGTTTGTGTCGACGGATTCGGAGGGGATCTCTGCCAGAAAGACATTGACGAGTGTGCCGCAAATCCGTGCCTCAATGGAGCCACTTGCCACGACTACGTTAACTCGTTCACTTGTGAATGCCGAAGTGGGTTTTCCGGGACTCATTGCGAAATTAACGATGAGGACTGCACCCAAAGCTCCTGCATGAATGGCGGTACTTGCATCGACGGAATTAACTCTTTCAATTGTGTTTGCCCTCAAGACTACACTGGAGCCTACTGTCAATCATCGATCAACCAATGTGACAAGAACCCCTGCCATCATGGCGGGACGTGTGTTGACCACGATGGCTTTTACAAATGTCATTGTCCAAGTGGAAGAACTGGAAGTAATTGTGAAGAACTTGTGAACTGGTGTAATGAGAAGCCTTGTGAGAATGGAGCTCGTTGTTCCCAAGTTGGCACTTCTTACCAATGCGATTGTTTGGATGGTTGGACTGGCAAGGTGTGTGATGTCCGACAAGTGTCTTGTTCCGTTGCCGCTAGGTTGCGAAAAGTATCCCAGGAAAATTTGTGCCAGAATGGAGGCCACTGCCGCGAGATTGGAAATAGCCACGAGTGCCTCTGTTCGGAAGGATACTATGGATCCTACTGCCAGAACGAGGTCAATGAATGTCTCTCTCAGCCTTGTCAGAACGGAGCCACTTGCAAAGACCTCATTGGAACACACCAATGCGCTTGTCCACCCGGGTTCCAAGGCAAGAATTGTGAATTTAACATCGATGATTGTGACCCGAACCCGTGCCAGAACAACGGCTTATGTCATGACTTGGTCAACGATTTTAGATGCTCATGCCCTCATGGAACCGAGGGAATCCTCTGTGAAATCAATAAGGACGAATGCTTTGAAGGAGCCTGCCATCATGGGGGAACTTGCTTGGACAAAATCGGTGCCTATGAATGTCGTTGCCGTCCAGGATTCGTCGGCCCGAGATGTGAGGGTGATGTAAATGAATGCCTGTCTAGCCCTTGCTCACCTTTAGGAACCAAGGAATGCATTCAATTGGTTAACAACTATCAGTGTAACTGCAAACCTGGATGGCAAGGTCGCCATTGTGAGACCAAACGCAATTTTTGCCAGCACAGTCCCTGTCAAAATGGGGGTGCTTGCTCTAATACTGGATCAGGACACCACTGCATCTGTCCCCGGGGATTTTATGGGGCCAATTGTGAATTCTCAGGCAAGAGTTGTGATAGCTCTCCCTGTCATAACGGTGGAACCTGCGTGGACGGAAATTCGGGATACACCTGCATATGTTCTCACGGAACCAGTGGAAAGCAATGCGAAAAAGACAACTTGAATGAGTGCCAGTATAGTCCTTGTCTAAAAGGGACCTGCATCGATAAATTGGGTGACTTTGATTGCAACTGTTATCAGGGATGGCGAGGCAAGAATTGCGAAATCAATGATCCAACCTCTAAAGGGGGCGTCGACATGGTCAATCCCAACATCATCTGGGACGTGGGTGCCGAGAAGCTCAAATGTGAGCAAAATAAATGCTCCCTGAAGAAAGGTGACAATATTTGCAATGAGGAATGCAATAACCAATTCTGCGACTATGATGGCGGGGATTGCCGAATCGGATTGAACCCATGGAAGAATTGCAATGCTACAAGCCGTGGCAAGAAGTGTTGGGAAGTTTTCCAAGACGGATTTTGTGACGAGAGTTGCAACAGTAAGGATTGTCTTTTTGATGGACGGGATTGCGATTCCTCCGTTATGGAATGTAATCCGACCTACGACGTGTTTTGTACTGAGCACTTCGGCAACAATCATTGCGATCAACGATGTAACAACGCCGCATGCGGCTGGGATGGTCTGGATTGTGAAGCCCCCACCGAACGTAGCCAAATTATTCCTGGCAGTTTCTACGTGGTTTTAGCAATGAATATGGATTCCTTCAATGAAGAGATGCAAAAGAGATTCGAACGCTACCTCTCGTTGGTAATGAGAACgaacttcaaaatcaaacgGGACGAGAACGGAAAATCCATGGTTCAACCATTTGACCCTGCGGCTTTGGAATCCGTCAACTATGCTTATAACATTGGATCCCAACCCAACATGATTGCCGGTTATTTCGGGATCATTGTGTATTTGGAGATTGACAACGTCAAATGCCAAGAAGAGACGGGAGAGCACTGCTTTGATACCGCCGAGGGTTACGCAAACTTGATTTCCGCCATGATTGGTGCCGAAAAGCTCTCCGATGATTGGGGTATCGTAGAAATTGGAGCTGGGGATGAAGGTCGAGGAGGGAATCAAGGAAACTCCGAGGTGACTGGAGTAGTCATTGGCGTGACTATCCTGGCCTTGATAGTGGTTGTACTTGGTGTGATCACTCAAACCAACAAGAGAAAAGCCAAGGGCATCACGTGGTTCCCTGAAGGATTCATGAACGCCGCGGGAGCCACAGCTCTTCGACCTGGCAAACGCGGAGCTGATGGCCAAGAAATGTTCGGTGTTGGAAGCAAGTATCCTTCCACAATGAACATGGACTATCCCAATGATGGCTGGTCAGACGATGACCCCAGCGAACAACACCCTGTTGCCAAGAAGCAACGCCGTGGGGAATTTTCCTCCGGGCAGACCATCATGACTGAATATGACGACAATGATTCTCGACAATGGACACAACAGCATCTCAATGCGGCTGACATTCGCAATCCGGACATCTTAGGCGCACTTACGCCCCCACAAGCTGAAATCAAACCTGAACTTCCCAACGATGTTGACGTCAAGGGTCCCATGGGCATGACTCCACTTATGATTGCCTCTTTCCGTGGAGGTGGATTAGACACGGGTGACATTGAGAACCTCGAAGATGATGACTCCTCGCCTGCAGTAATCCAAGACTTGATTAATCAAGGTGCAGATATCAACACTCATATGGACAAGACTGGAGAGACTCCATTGCATTTAGCCGCTAGATACGCTAGAGCCGATGCTGCCAAGAAACTTTTGGACCACGGTGCGGATGCCAATGCTCAAGATAATACTGGACGCTCTCCATTGCATTCATGCGTCGCTGCCGATGCCCAAGGAGTTTTCCATATCCTCCTGAAGAACCGAGCCACAAATCTTAACGCAAAGACTTTTGACGGTACGACCCCTTTGATCTTGGCTGCTCGCTTGGCCATTGAAGGCATGGTCGAGCAACTGATCGAGGCCGATGCGGATATCAACTTGGCCGACGACAACGGAAAAACTGCCCTTCATTGGGCCGCTTCCGTGAACAATGTGGAAGCAGTAAATGTTCTTTTAGCCAATGGAGCAAATCGAGACGCCCAAGATACGAAGGACGAGACGCCTACTTTCTTGGCGGCCAAGGAAGGAAGCTATCAAGCCGTTCGCGCTCTTTTAGACCATTGTGCCAATCGTGACATTCAAGATCATATGGACCGTCTGCCTGTGCATATTGCCCAAGAAAAGATGCATCATGACATTGTGAACTTACTTGAAGACCATATTCCTCCAGCTCCTCAGATGACCTCGTCGTTACATCAATTTTCCAACCAACATCAGCTGCTCAACTCACCTCCAAGTGGAATGATGGGAACTCAAAGCATGATGGGTGTGGCCAAAGCTCGAGGAAAGAAAAAGCCTGGTATGAACGGCTCCAAAGGCTCTTTTAGCCCTGAAGACCTGAGCGGAATGGGACTGAACGGTTCCACGTTGCCCAAGCAGAGGAAACCCAGTCtaaaacagaagaaaaatgaaggcaTGGGAGGTATGTTGTCTCCGGATAACTCCTCTTTCGATGCTCCAGGAGGCTATGGACATCCAATGGCACTCTCACAGCCTAACTTGGAAGAAATGATGGCTTCTCAAAACGGAACAGGGGTCAAACCTCCGAGTTACGAGGCGGCGGTGACAGCGCGATCCATGCACACCCTCCAAGGTGGAATGCCTGGCCAATCTAGTCTGGAATCTCAATATTCCAGATTCAACGGTAACGCCAGCTTGATGGGCGctcagcagcaacaacaacagcagcaacaacagcaacagacTCAGCCTCATTCCCGTCAGCAGTCCATGCCCGCAGCCATGGCCAACTATAGCAACAATCCCAATTTGTCCCCACCTCATTCCAACTTGTCTGGAATGCAATCCCCTCTCTCGTCTCAGGCCAATGCCATGTCACCGCCTAACCATGGGATGATCTCTCCACCATCCTCCATCCAGTCCAACCATAACCTGTCTCCGCCTCAATCAGCATCCacacagcaacaacaacaacaacaacagcatcagcaaaaacaacaacatcaacaacaacaaacagtACAACAACAAGATTGCCAAGGCTTGGTGGGAACAAATACGTCTCCAGTCAAGTCCGCAAGGTCCATTCAGTTGCCCACCTCGCCCACCCATATGGCTGCTATGCGAGGTGCCACCCATCAACGCCATCAGGGCACGTTTGATTTCTCCCATGATGCCGCTCAAATGGCGGCACACTTTGTCAGTCCACAACAGCAGCCCCAACAACAGTTCATGTATCCTACTCCTCCCCACAATAACGGTCCTCATCTGGGGGATGGATCCTCGGGCAACATTCTAACTCCAAGCCCAGACTCCCCTGGGCAATGGAGCTCGGCCAGTCCACAATCTCACTCGGATTGGTCTGAGGGCGTACGATCGCCTCCCAACAATGCTCATTTCATGGGAATCACCTctcagcagcagcaacaacaacaacagcaccatcatcatcatcagcaacaacaccaacaacaacaacaacaacaacatcaacaacaacaattgtTGGAATGTGTGTCTTCGATCCTCCTCTAA
- the LOC131888323 gene encoding probable palmitoyltransferase ZDHHC24: MPRPYRNKIVPRQISDIGAFIFVTIMMPLTFAYEVKIVLPDLYEDSPIFHYFHISMGSILLFNILGNFWQLWLTDTSTRHVILPSVIKQKWDFCASCEAVQPPRAWHCSVCGICVLKREHHCMFVGYCIGHRNHRYFCMFLFYMWLGVCYCTFFNTKFLQTQMTFTWNILPKFIFPLISLITFDMSWLQVYIFFWSAHFAAMLLCTVLLLYHSNLVLQGRTTHENNTRKNAYNLGWKQNLTEVFGEKWKRAMMFPFIASKLPHDGVNWDTRDSWHLNGPKSR; the protein is encoded by the coding sequence ATGCCTCGACCCTACCGAAATAAGATCGTCCCACGGCAAATTTCCGACATTGGAGCCTTCATCTTTGTCACTATCATGATGCCTTTGACGTTTGCCTATGAGGTCAAGATAGTTCTCCCGGACTTGTACGAAGATTCCCCCATCTTCCATTACTTCCACATCTCCATGGGTTCGATTTTGCTGTTCAACATCCTGGGTAACTTCTGGCAATTGTGGCTCACGGATACAAGCACCCGACACGTGATCCTACCATCGGTCATCAAGCAGAAATGGGACTTTTGCGCCTCTTGTGAGGCGGTTCAGCCTCCGAGGGCGTGGCACTGTTCGGTGTGCGGCATATGTGTTTTGAAGCGCGAGCATCATTGCATGTTCGTGGGGTATTGTATTGGCCATCGCAATCATCGTTACTTTTGCATGTTCCTCTTCTACATGTGGCTAGGAGTGTGCTATTGCACCTTTTTCAATACCAAGTTCTTGCAAACCCAGATGACGTTCACGTGGAACATCTTGCCCAAGTTCATTTTCCCGCTCATCAGTTTGATCACGTTTGACATGTCCTGGCTCCAAGTCTACATCTTCTTTTGGAGTGCTCACTTTGCTGCCATGCTCTTGTGCACGGTACTCCTGTTGTACCACTCCAATTTGGTGCTGCAGGGTCGGACCACTCACGAAAATAACACCCGGAAGAACGCCTACAATTTGGGATGGAAACAGAACTTGACCGAGGTGTTTGGCGAGAAGTGGAAACGGGCAATGATGTTTCCTTTTATTGCCAGCAAGTTGCCTCATGACGGCGTCAACTGGGATACCCGTGATTCCTGGCACCTGAACGGTCCGAAAAGTAGATGA